In Thermodesulfobacteriota bacterium, the following are encoded in one genomic region:
- the moeB gene encoding molybdopterin-synthase adenylyltransferase MoeB — protein sequence MALTNEQIRRYSRHLIMPEVGVEGQEKLLNAKVLCIGAGGLGAPLALYLAAAGVGKLGILDFDVVDFSNLQRQIIHSEETLGELKVESAKNRLLELNSDIDIVTHNERLTSENALEIFKDYDIIVDGTDNFATRYLVNDACVLLGKPNVYGSIFRFEGMISVFDARKGPCYRCLYPEPPPPGLVPSCAEGGVLGILPGVIGTLQASEVIKLILEKGTPLIGRLLFLDVLEMQPRELKLRKDPDCPVCGENPTVTELIDYEEFCGLGRGETDADYAHDDELEISVEDFQELRTKNGDLVLIDVREPHEYEICNLGAKLIPLGELAQRVNELDTADEIVIHCHSGGRSMRATRLLRNMGFKKVKNLRGGIDEWAEKFDPDMPRY from the coding sequence ATGGCGTTAACGAACGAGCAGATAAGACGGTATTCGAGGCATCTCATTATGCCCGAGGTGGGCGTGGAGGGGCAGGAAAAGCTCCTTAACGCCAAGGTATTATGTATAGGGGCCGGCGGGCTCGGAGCGCCTCTCGCGCTCTATCTCGCGGCCGCCGGGGTCGGAAAGCTCGGGATACTCGACTTCGACGTCGTCGATTTCAGTAACCTCCAGAGGCAGATAATACATAGTGAAGAGACCCTGGGCGAGCTCAAGGTGGAATCCGCGAAGAACAGGCTTTTGGAGCTCAACTCCGACATAGACATAGTCACGCATAATGAAAGGCTCACTTCCGAAAACGCACTCGAGATATTCAAGGACTACGACATAATCGTCGACGGGACGGACAACTTCGCGACGCGCTACCTCGTAAACGACGCATGCGTCCTCCTCGGCAAGCCCAACGTTTACGGGAGCATATTCAGGTTCGAGGGCATGATAAGCGTTTTCGACGCCAGGAAAGGCCCCTGCTACCGCTGCCTCTATCCCGAGCCGCCTCCACCGGGGCTCGTACCGAGCTGCGCCGAGGGCGGGGTGCTCGGAATCCTCCCGGGCGTAATAGGCACGCTCCAGGCGTCCGAGGTCATAAAGCTCATACTCGAAAAGGGCACTCCGCTTATAGGGAGGCTCCTCTTCCTCGACGTTCTCGAAATGCAGCCGCGCGAGCTTAAATTGAGGAAGGACCCGGACTGCCCCGTCTGCGGCGAGAACCCGACTGTAACCGAGCTCATCGACTACGAAGAGTTCTGCGGGCTCGGAAGGGGCGAAACCGACGCGGATTACGCCCACGACGACGAGCTCGAAATATCCGTCGAGGACTTCCAGGAGCTAAGGACGAAGAACGGCGACCTCGTTCTCATAGATGTAAGAGAGCCCCACGAGTACGAGATATGCAACCTCGGCGCAAAGCTCATCCCGCTCGGCGAGCTCGCCCAAAGGGTGAACGAGCTTGACACCGCCGACGAGATAGTGATCCACTGCCACTCCGGCGGGAGGAGCATGAGGGCGACGAGGCTCCTTAGGAACATGGGCTTTAAAAAGGTGAAGAACCTCCGGGGCGGCATCGACGAGTGGGCCGAAAAGTTCGACCCCGACATGCCGAGGTATTGA